CACAATAGATTATGTACTTAAGCCTTTTGAAGAGGAAGATCTCCATCAGGCATTACAGAAATTCGTTTCCATCAGAAATAATTTTGATCCTGAACCTTTATTGAAATCCATTTCTACATTGCGTCAGGGAGAAGATACGGAAGTGATGAAACGTTTTATGGTAAGAGAAGGGAATAAGTTAAAGTCCGTAGATGAGCAAAATACAGCGTATTTCTTTGCTTCAGGGAAATACCTTTTCCTGACGACGATGGATAATCAGACCTATATTTATGATGACACCATTAAGGATATTATCCAGAAACTGAATCCGCAGGTTTTCTTTAAAGTAAACCGTAAGTTTATCATCAATAAAGAGGCGATTACAGAAATCATCAAACATTCAAGTCAGAAGGTAGAATTACAACTATCTCCTAAACCTGAGGTAAGTGATGAGGTATTTATCAGTAAAATGCAGATCGCTGAATGCCTGAACTGGCTGAAGAATTAAGGGGAAGGAAGTTGGAGGCTGGAAGAGGGAAGTCCTTGTAGTCAGAATATATATTTAAGTCTTTTTTTAAATCATATAGCTTTATGGGCGATGAAATCAATTATCGTGGCTGGTAAATAAAGTATTATGATGATTTTTTTATTTCTCGCAGATTGCACCAATTTCGGTGATGTTTGTGAATAAGAAAATCAGAGATTTTCTAAAAGTTATGTGTCCTTTTTATACCCAATGTTTTTAGCTTAAAATCTCTTAAGTGTTTAAAATCTTTTGTGGCTTTTGTGGTTACCATTTAAAATGAAAAGAGGTAAAAGAAGAGGGAAGTACTTTTAACTTCCATTCTCCCTCTTCTAGCTTCCGATCCTTTCCCTATCCATTTTTTTCGTATTTTCCCTACCGAAAACTAATTGTTTAAACACGGGACTATGAAAATATACTTATTCCTTATTGTAATGCTTTCGGGTACTGTATTTTCACAAAAGATACAGCTTAAAAAAGATAAGATCCTATTCAATGAAAAGGAAGTAGGAGTCCTGAAATCGCCTTACAGAGACCATTTTGAGTTTTATAACCTGGCGAATGAGAAAGTTTTTGATGCCGATTTAAAAGGAGTTACCCTGGCAAAAGAACAGTTTCTGTATTATCTGGATATGAAGTCAGCAGATGGAAAAATAACCCAGATTCCCTATGAAGTATTAATTACCTCATTTAAACCGGATAGAATTGTAGCTCATCAATTGGCCGTAAAGTATCATCTTTTCAATGAAAATGGTTTTGATAAGGCAGAACTGGAAAAATTCTTTACCACTCCAAGAGAAAATCTAGGTGACAAATATTTGGCTGCAAAAACCAATAGTATTGCCGAAGATAATGCAAGAAAAAGCAGGCTGGACAATATAAGAAGTCTCTATAATCCAAGAATGGGCTCTAATGGAGAAATCCTTATCAACAATGGGAGCTATCAGCCTAAGATTATTGGATATTCAAAAGCTTTTAATTGTGTAGGGTTCAATAATGCCGGATCGTGTCTGGAAGTAACTGATCTGGATGGGGTGAAGGTTGCTTCTATGTATCAGACCAATCAGGGATTAAAGACGTATTTGGTAAGAACATTTGATAATAATGAATTTACTTTTACCGCCACAAGGTCTTATGCCCCTTCAGATTATGCATTTATTAATGAGTTTGTTGCCAATCTTTTTATGGAGGGCTATACGTTGGAACATCAGGCTTACTATAAAAATCAACAGCTTAACCAGGCAAAAATGAATGATGCTGTGAATCGCAGTATCAATTTATATGATGTTCCTGGGTATCTGGTTGAGAAATCAGGAAAGAAAACAGAAGGAGCCATTACCATCTGGTTTGAAATGCTGGATCCGGAAAGAACAGGGCAAAAGCTTCCTCAGGATGGAGCCGATCGTTTTGGGCAGCGTGTAACGTTGAAGAAAAGGTTACCAGGGATGAATAGTATGGCTACCAAAGTATATGATGCTGATTCAGGAGTCCATTTTTGTGTTTCTCCAAATGGAAACGAAGAATGTTACTACGGATTGGATGTAAAAGGAGAATTCATGAAAAAGCTGCAGAATTATGGAAGTCTTTACGGAAATAATGCCTACTTCTATAAACTGATTGCTAAAGAAAATAAGATTATGTTGCTGCAGGATCCTGTGGAACACTGGAAATACGTCATTAAAACAGATATTCAGCCTAAAGGACAAATGCTGGACAACAGATCCAATGACAAGCTTTCCGAAAAGCTGGCAGACTATCTTAAAGATTGTAAGTCTGTTTCTGATCAGCTTAAAAGTGAAAATCTTGATCTTAAAAATGAAGAAAATCTGATCAGAATCATTTCGGATTACAGTAAGTGTAAAAAATAGAGATGAAAATAATAACCTATGAAAATGAGCATCATCAGCTCATTACAGAAGAAGAGGCTCAGAAAGCTCAGATTTTTACCAAAATTATTAAAGCCGATTCCCTGACAAAAATTAAGGAAGAATTTTTCAATGGAGAATTGAGCAATGTGGTATTCTATCAGGAAGGAGAGACTATTGATGAAATATTTGATCAATATCCCGGACTTAATGGAGCTGATGTGGCAATAAGAAAAGAAATTCAGGGGAATTATATAAGAGAAGAAGTCTTTGGATATCTTAGAAATCAAAGATTAAAACTACATTCATTTACTATAGACCATGTTTTAACGGGAAAGACTATTTGTTTTGGAGATTATGATTTACAGACAGGTAATATAATCTTAAAAAGTGTCATGAAAATACAATATGATCAATTTTTGGATATTGCCTATTATTACCATTATAATAGTTCAGGCAAAATAGATTATATTGAAGAAGGG
This is a stretch of genomic DNA from Chryseobacterium tructae. It encodes these proteins:
- a CDS encoding LytR/AlgR family response regulator transcription factor codes for the protein MKIAIIEDELLAVNYLKDLLDKQSIVPVTETVILRSKKKAIDFFENDSADLIFMDIHLGDGMSLEIFEQVELFTPIIFITAFDEYAMRVFKHFTIDYVLKPFEEEDLHQALQKFVSIRNNFDPEPLLKSISTLRQGEDTEVMKRFMVREGNKLKSVDEQNTAYFFASGKYLFLTTMDNQTYIYDDTIKDIIQKLNPQVFFKVNRKFIINKEAITEIIKHSSQKVELQLSPKPEVSDEVFISKMQIAECLNWLKN